CTGATTGAATCCGTCGGTGTCACGCCAAAGCGGCGGCACGCAAAGCAGGCACCAGAGCGACGGCAGGAGCAACACGATTTGCCAGAGCCAGGCGCGGGACCTTATGGAGAATGCCACAAATGAGGAGAAGTGTCGGGTAACGGGTAATGGGTGGCGGCCACGAGCTTGGGGGAGAGCCGCCCATGTCAAGCTTAGAATTTAGTCTTCCCGCCGTGGCTCGCCGTGTTCGCCGTGTGAACCTCAGTCGTTGTGCCCGCCAAACCCGCTGTGCCCGCCGTGTGACCGGGCGAGAAACTGCCGGAGCCGTTCCGTCCGCGGCCGGACCAGGAGGTCTGACGGAGGACCTTCCTCCTCAACCCGGCCCTGGTGCAGAAACAAAACCCGGTTCGAGACCTCCCTGGCGAAACTCATCTCGTGGGTCACAACAATCATCGTGCGGCCCTCGGCCGCCAGTTGGTGCATGACCTTCAGCACCTCGCCAACCAGTTCCGGATCCAAAGCCGAGGTTGGCTCGTCAAATAACATCACCTCGGGATCCATCGCCAACGCTCGCGCGATGGCGACCCGTTGCTGCTGGCCGCCGGAGAGGTGCGCCGGGTACATCCGCTCCACGGACGGGCTCAGGCCGACGCTCTGGAGGAGTTCACGAGCCCGGGCCACCGCGTCACGCCTGGGCACGCCCAGAACATGGATGGGCGCTTCAATCACATTCTCGAGTGCGGTCAGGTGCAGCCACAAATTAAAGTGCTGAAACACCATCGCCAGGCGGGTGCGCAACTTACGAAGTTCGTTCGGGTTGCTGGCGGTCAAGCGGCCCGCCCGATCCCGCGTCAGGTTCAATTCGCGCCCATCCAGCAGGATGCGACCGGCATCCGGCAACTCCAAGAGGTTGATGCAACGCAGCAACGTACTCTTCCCGGAACCGCTGGAGCCGATGATGCTGACCACGTCGCCCGCGGCCGCGCGCAATGAAACTCCGCGCAACACTTCGTTGGCCCCGAAGCTTTTGTGGAGATCTTCAACCAGCAATTTTTCCATACGCCGGCCCGTTTCGCGGGCGTTTCGTTAAGGCTTGGTGCGATTGGCATCGGGTTGGACCGGGCGCAAGTGGGCGAGCCACTTTCGCTCTGCCCGGTGAAACATCCAGACCAACGCCAGCGTAACCGCCAGGTACAAGAGTGCGGCCAGCCCATACGCCACAAACGGCAGGTAATAATCGGAGGCGGCGTTGCGTGCAACTTTTAGCAGGTCCGTGATGGTAGCCGTGCTGGCGAGCGTCGTTGCGTGCAGCATCAGGATCACTTCGTTCGAATAGGCCGGGAGCGCTCGCCGCAGCGCGGACGGCAGGACAATCCGGCGGTACAGGACGAAGCCGGACATCCCAAAAGCCCGGGCCGCTTCCACCTCGCCCTGGGGCGTTGCCTTGATGGCCCCGGCAAAAATTTCGGTGGTGTACGCCGCCGTGTTCAGGGTGAACGCCAGCAACGTGCAGTTGAATGCGTCCTTGAAGAACGCATTGAGCATCGGCGTCGCCCGAACGGCTTCAAGGCTGTAGAGGCCGGTGTAGCAAATCAGGAGTTGCACGTACAGGGGTGTGCCTCGAAAAAAATACGTAAACAGCCAGACGGGCGCAGCCAGCCAGGGACGGGTCGACACCCGCATGATGGCGAGGGGCAAGGCGAGCGCGAAGCCCAGCACGACTGAGGCAACCGTCAGCCAGAGGGTAACCACCAGCCCGCTCCAATGGCCGGGAGAACCCCACAGGTATTGCTGCCAGTACTGCTGCAGAAGCTCCATCATCATCACGTGAGCGCCTGGAAGCCGCGCGAGAAACGCACTTCCAACGCATGAAAAACCAGGTGGGAAAGGGTGGTCAGGCTCAGGTAGATCAACGCGACTGCCATCAGAAACGTAAATGCATGATACCCTCCCTTGGTGCTCGTGCCGGTAATCGCGTCCTGGGCAGCCCTGACGACGTCGTGCAAGCCGATGAGCGACACCAGGGCGGTCGCTTTGAGGATGACCTGCCAATTATTGCTGATGCCGGGCAGGGCGAAACGCATCATCTGCGGAAAGATGATCCGGAAAAACGTCCGGCGGCGCGTCAGCCCGAACGCCATGGCTGCTTCCCATTGACCCCTGGGGACGGCCAGCACGGCCCCGCGAAACGTTTCGGTGAAATAGGCGCCATAGATGAACCCGAGAACGGTAACCCCGGCCACGAAAGGGTCGATGTCGAACTGCGGCTGGCCGAGTGCATCGGTTACACGGTTAAGCAGGTCCTGGAAGCTGTAATAGAGCAACAGCATCAATACCAGATCCGGCACCCCGCGAACCACCGTGGTGTACAACCGGGCCGGTACTGCCAGGCGCCGCCGGCCCGACAACTTCGCGGCAGCCCCGATCAAACCTAACGCAAAGGAGAGCGCCAGCGAACCTAACGCCAGGGTGATCGTCTCGACGGTGCCGGCCCACAATTGGGGGCCATAACCTTCCAGCAGCACGGCAGCTTACCGGTTCAGGGTTGCGGCCCGGTGGAAGGATCAAAATCGAAATACTTTGCGGCGAGCTTTTGGTACGTGCCGTCTTTTTTCAGATCGCCCAGCGCCTGGTTCAGGGCGTTTTTAAGGTCGGTGTCCGTTTTACGAACCCCGATCGCCGCCGCGGCGCCCAGGATTCTGTCATCCTTGATCTCCGGTCCCGCGAACGCGAACCCCTGACCCTGCGCCGTCTTCAGGAAGCCAAACTCAGCCTGGATCAAATCCTGCAGCGCCGCGTCGAGGCGACCCGACTTCAGGTCGGCGTACACCTGATCCTGAGTCTGATAGGAGATCACCTTCACTCCCTGGGGTTCAAGGTAAGTGCGGGCGTAAGTCTCCTGCACCGTGCCCTGCTCGACGCCGATCGACTTGCCCTTCAACGAATCCGCCGTCGGCTGGAGGCTTGAACCCGCCTTCGCCACCATGCGGGTCGGGCTGTAAGAAATCCGGTCGGTGAAATCGATCTGTTGCTGCCTTTTCTCAGTCACAGACATGTCCGACAGCACCGCATCGATTTTCCGGGCCCGCAACGCCGGGATCATGCCGTCGAAATCGTTTTCGACCCACTCGCACCGGGCATTCAACTTCGCGCACAAAGCCTTTCCGAGGTCAATGTCGAAACCGACCAGTTCACCGGTAGGCGCTTTCGACTCGAACGGCGGGTAACTGGGATCGACGCCGAAGCGGATCACTTTCCAATCTTTACCTGATGCAACCGTTACCGCGGCTGCCGCGACCAGCCAGACGAGAGTGAAAAATTTCATAACCTTTGCCACGTGTCCTGAGGTACCGACCGGGCAGGGTATACCG
This genomic window from Verrucomicrobiota bacterium contains:
- a CDS encoding ATP-binding cassette domain-containing protein, with the translated sequence MEKLLVEDLHKSFGANEVLRGVSLRAAAGDVVSIIGSSGSGKSTLLRCINLLELPDAGRILLDGRELNLTRDRAGRLTASNPNELRKLRTRLAMVFQHFNLWLHLTALENVIEAPIHVLGVPRRDAVARARELLQSVGLSPSVERMYPAHLSGGQQQRVAIARALAMDPEVMLFDEPTSALDPELVGEVLKVMHQLAAEGRTMIVVTHEMSFAREVSNRVLFLHQGRVEEEGPPSDLLVRPRTERLRQFLARSHGGHSGFGGHND
- a CDS encoding ABC transporter permease, translated to MMELLQQYWQQYLWGSPGHWSGLVVTLWLTVASVVLGFALALPLAIMRVSTRPWLAAPVWLFTYFFRGTPLYVQLLICYTGLYSLEAVRATPMLNAFFKDAFNCTLLAFTLNTAAYTTEIFAGAIKATPQGEVEAARAFGMSGFVLYRRIVLPSALRRALPAYSNEVILMLHATTLASTATITDLLKVARNAASDYYLPFVAYGLAALLYLAVTLALVWMFHRAERKWLAHLRPVQPDANRTKP
- a CDS encoding ABC transporter permease yields the protein MLLEGYGPQLWAGTVETITLALGSLALSFALGLIGAAAKLSGRRRLAVPARLYTTVVRGVPDLVLMLLLYYSFQDLLNRVTDALGQPQFDIDPFVAGVTVLGFIYGAYFTETFRGAVLAVPRGQWEAAMAFGLTRRRTFFRIIFPQMMRFALPGISNNWQVILKATALVSLIGLHDVVRAAQDAITGTSTKGGYHAFTFLMAVALIYLSLTTLSHLVFHALEVRFSRGFQALT
- a CDS encoding ABC transporter substrate-binding protein, coding for MKFFTLVWLVAAAAVTVASGKDWKVIRFGVDPSYPPFESKAPTGELVGFDIDLGKALCAKLNARCEWVENDFDGMIPALRARKIDAVLSDMSVTEKRQQQIDFTDRISYSPTRMVAKAGSSLQPTADSLKGKSIGVEQGTVQETYARTYLEPQGVKVISYQTQDQVYADLKSGRLDAALQDLIQAEFGFLKTAQGQGFAFAGPEIKDDRILGAAAAIGVRKTDTDLKNALNQALGDLKKDGTYQKLAAKYFDFDPSTGPQP